Proteins from a single region of Mycoplasma leachii PG50:
- a CDS encoding nicotinate phosphoribosyltransferase has protein sequence MQNKIKFKFDPRIKDGYFIADYFKKTVEILKKFKPDQKVTMQFFQRNDNVVLCGVNEVIDLLKFASPNFDDLEIYALNDGDIINSKEPVLKITGRYQDFGWLEGMIDGILSRNTSIATNSKQIIDAANNKNVLNMLDRADNYLTLASDGYASYIGGFRLFVTQASLEYIDDKTVPIPSGTMPHALIQAFNGDTLKAADAFYKTYSNNNLVVLIDYDNDCVNMATKIAKHFKDKLFAVRLDTSENLVDKFFIKNKEYENKTNLNGVSEQLVREVRKALDNAECNHTKIIVSSGFSAKKIKEFENNKVPVDIYGVGSALAKINIHFTGDAVLINNKKQAKFGRENIKNLRLKKVK, from the coding sequence ATGCAAAATAAAATCAAGTTTAAATTTGATCCTAGAATAAAAGATGGTTATTTTATAGCTGATTACTTTAAAAAGACTGTAGAAATTCTAAAAAAATTTAAACCTGATCAAAAAGTTACGATGCAATTTTTTCAAAGAAATGATAACGTAGTTTTATGTGGAGTTAATGAAGTTATAGATCTTTTAAAATTTGCTTCTCCTAATTTTGATGATTTAGAGATATATGCATTAAATGATGGAGATATAATTAATAGTAAAGAACCAGTTTTAAAAATAACTGGAAGATATCAAGATTTTGGTTGATTAGAAGGAATGATTGATGGGATTTTGTCAAGAAATACTTCTATAGCTACTAATTCAAAACAAATTATCGATGCTGCTAATAATAAAAATGTTTTAAATATGTTAGATAGAGCAGATAATTATTTAACACTAGCAAGTGATGGTTATGCTTCTTATATTGGTGGATTTAGATTATTTGTAACTCAAGCTAGTTTAGAATATATTGATGATAAAACTGTTCCAATTCCATCAGGTACAATGCCTCATGCATTGATTCAAGCTTTTAATGGAGATACTTTAAAAGCAGCTGATGCATTTTATAAAACATATTCAAATAATAATTTAGTTGTTTTAATAGATTATGATAATGATTGTGTAAATATGGCAACTAAAATTGCAAAACATTTTAAAGATAAATTGTTTGCAGTTAGATTAGATACTTCTGAAAATTTAGTAGATAAATTTTTTATTAAAAATAAAGAATATGAAAATAAAACTAATTTAAATGGAGTAAGTGAACAATTAGTTAGAGAAGTAAGAAAAGCTTTAGATAATGCTGAATGTAATCATACAAAAATTATTGTTTCATCAGGTTTTTCAGCAAAAAAAATTAAAGAATTTGAAAACAACAAAGTTCCAGTAGATATTTATGGAGTTGGATCTGCTTTAGCCAAAATAAATATTCACTTTACAGGTGATGCTGTTTTAATCAACAATAAAAAACAAGCAAAATTTGGAAGAGAAAATATTAAAAATCTTAGATTAAAAAAAGTTAAATAG
- a CDS encoding Fur family transcriptional regulator — MIVLSKTQKQKYNQIVQRLKDKKIRLTDIRNIVIKMLIISDHLTIQEIINNLESEINNINVMSVYNTIDLLLKEHIVFANTFNGKDISYEIAADKSVHLKCDECLKVIHLDDKNIKNYHFLELLDLCEKNNIKLTHFKIEGHGYCLKCSNKEINK, encoded by the coding sequence ATGATTGTTTTATCTAAAACTCAAAAACAAAAATACAATCAAATAGTTCAAAGGTTAAAAGATAAAAAAATCAGATTAACTGATATAAGAAATATTGTAATTAAAATGCTAATTATTTCTGATCATTTAACTATTCAAGAAATTATTAATAATTTAGAATCTGAAATTAATAATATTAATGTAATGAGTGTTTATAATACCATTGATTTACTATTAAAAGAGCATATTGTCTTTGCTAATACTTTTAATGGCAAAGATATTTCTTATGAAATAGCAGCTGATAAGTCTGTTCATTTAAAATGTGATGAATGCTTAAAAGTCATTCATTTAGATGACAAGAATATAAAAAATTATCATTTCTTAGAATTATTAGATTTATGTGAAAAAAATAATATTAAGCTAACCCATTTTAAAATTGAAGGACATGGATATTGTTTAAAGTGTTCAAATAAAGAAATAAATAAGTAG
- a CDS encoding DegV family protein → MKFGILVDSAAIYDPIEFKDTIIDVIPLHIVFPNNDEYLDINSTVIQEKILEKVSEGINIKTSQASPGELEQKYDELLEKYDHIIHIPITNNLSSMLQTATLVSQDEKYKDKVTVYQNNDLAAQAIAYTALSLAKAIKSNKVKTVEQAIKFIDNFKEKVLIAIIPGDLKKLSSGGRAKGVITTVLNLLKTKLLIVWAKEPKKEAIGRTYNGLIEKLIKNLSKKFKKNKYKLYFLSTPLTSSKTVEIIKQILNDGKVKFIHGYVPNIYTIHAGIETIGFVAIEE, encoded by the coding sequence ATGAAATTTGGTATATTAGTTGATAGTGCTGCTATTTATGATCCCATTGAATTTAAAGATACAATTATTGATGTAATTCCACTTCATATAGTTTTTCCAAACAATGATGAGTACTTAGACATCAATAGTACTGTAATCCAAGAAAAAATTTTAGAAAAAGTTTCAGAAGGAATTAACATAAAAACTAGCCAGGCAAGTCCTGGAGAATTAGAACAAAAATATGATGAATTATTAGAAAAATATGATCATATTATTCATATTCCAATTACTAATAACTTATCTTCTATGTTACAAACAGCTACTTTAGTTAGTCAAGATGAAAAATACAAAGATAAAGTAACAGTTTATCAAAACAATGATTTAGCTGCTCAAGCTATTGCTTATACTGCCTTAAGTCTTGCAAAAGCTATTAAAAGTAATAAAGTTAAAACTGTAGAACAAGCTATTAAATTTATAGACAACTTTAAAGAAAAAGTTCTAATAGCTATAATTCCAGGAGATCTAAAAAAACTATCAAGTGGTGGCAGAGCTAAAGGAGTTATTACAACTGTTTTAAATCTTTTAAAAACTAAATTACTAATTGTTTGAGCAAAAGAACCTAAAAAAGAGGCCATTGGAAGAACTTATAATGGTCTTATTGAAAAATTAATAAAAAATCTTTCTAAAAAGTTTAAAAAGAATAAATATAAACTATACTTTTTATCAACTCCACTAACCTCAAGCAAAACTGTTGAAATTATTAAACAAATTCTTAATGATGGAAAAGTAAAATTTATTCACGGATATGTGCCAAATATTTACACTATTCATGCAGGGATTGAGACTATAGGTTTTGTTGCAATTGAAGAATAA
- a CDS encoding DegV family protein: MVNIKIAVLTDSSFDGKVSDYQDLYVIPLMIVTQDNQTYYDDENLSKDKFYNLLNTQVLKTSQTTPGDMLKIWDELLTKYDQVIFLPISKGLSGQYNTFKMLQQTEEKYENKVFVCDTNAVSVVMQEVVNKVFMWIKENKTAQEISKLIEKIADDFVTYIIPKNLDTLKQGGRISPAAAALAKILKITPILKYDGSIDKQSTARTFKKALKEALSLLKEQVQGLKTIDISYSRTDEKTLEMIKNIIKEEQLEIRLESELTNVIASHTGIDTIALVAWKK; encoded by the coding sequence GTGGTTAATATAAAAATAGCAGTTCTTACTGATTCATCTTTTGATGGAAAAGTTAGTGATTATCAAGACCTTTACGTGATTCCTTTAATGATCGTAACTCAAGACAATCAAACATATTATGATGATGAAAATTTATCAAAAGATAAATTTTATAATCTCTTAAACACACAGGTTTTAAAAACTAGTCAAACAACTCCTGGAGATATGTTGAAAATATGAGATGAACTATTAACTAAATATGATCAAGTCATTTTTTTACCAATTTCAAAAGGATTGAGTGGGCAATACAACACTTTTAAAATGCTTCAACAAACTGAAGAAAAATATGAAAATAAAGTTTTTGTATGTGATACTAATGCAGTTAGTGTTGTTATGCAAGAAGTTGTCAATAAAGTATTTATGTGAATAAAAGAAAATAAAACTGCACAAGAAATTTCAAAATTAATTGAAAAAATAGCAGATGATTTTGTAACTTATATTATTCCAAAAAACTTAGATACTTTAAAACAAGGTGGAAGAATTTCTCCAGCCGCAGCAGCTTTAGCTAAAATTTTAAAAATAACTCCAATTCTAAAATATGATGGAAGCATTGATAAACAATCAACAGCTAGAACTTTTAAAAAAGCTTTAAAAGAAGCTTTAAGCTTATTAAAAGAACAAGTTCAAGGTTTAAAAACCATAGATATTTCATATTCTAGAACTGATGAAAAAACTTTAGAAATGATTAAAAATATTATTAAAGAAGAACAATTAGAAATAAGACTAGAATCAGAATTAACAAATGTAATAGCATCACATACTGGAATTGATACTATTGCATTAGTAGCTTGAAAAAAATAG
- the ytpR gene encoding YtpR family tRNA-binding protein encodes MNNIKFGIFYSKQFNSLLVSFYNKKVTSIQQINNITILKNNDQIIGANIFNVDQNLDLKSRFCSEDPKVVNYVIQTLKDIILINQEQQFLIGRIIDCEPIEGTHLNICKVDIKDEILQIICGASNVRKKMISVVATLNSWLPNGTQIIQSKIRGVDSFGMLCSYKELNIENEQQGIIDLGSEYNNKIGESFWKEYYAK; translated from the coding sequence GTGAATAACATAAAATTTGGAATTTTTTATAGTAAACAGTTCAATAGTTTGTTGGTAAGTTTTTATAATAAAAAAGTTACATCAATCCAACAAATAAATAATATAACAATATTGAAAAATAATGATCAAATAATCGGTGCAAATATTTTTAATGTTGATCAAAATTTAGATTTGAAATCAAGATTTTGTTCTGAAGATCCAAAAGTAGTAAATTATGTTATTCAAACTTTAAAAGATATTATTTTAATTAATCAAGAACAACAATTTTTAATAGGAAGAATTATTGATTGTGAACCTATTGAGGGAACTCATCTAAATATTTGTAAAGTAGATATTAAAGATGAAATTTTGCAAATAATTTGTGGTGCAAGTAATGTTAGAAAAAAAATGATTTCTGTTGTAGCAACTTTAAATAGTTGATTACCAAATGGAACTCAAATCATTCAAAGTAAAATTAGAGGTGTTGACTCATTTGGAATGTTGTGTAGTTATAAGGAATTAAATATTGAAAATGAACAACAAGGAATTATTGATTTAGGTAGTGAATATAATAATAAAATTGGTGAAAGTTTCTGAAAGGAATATTATGCAAAATAA
- the polA gene encoding DNA polymerase I, protein MKTKILVVDGNSLIFRAFYATAYSPNTSLLKTKSGVLTNAVYSFINMLLSVIHQRGPYDHILIAFDKGKKTFRHDLLSDYKANRIKTPNELVEQFSIVREFLTKANIQWFEQENIEADDIVGSICKYAEKQFDDLQAEILSSDKDMYQLITNKVICLNPVQGVNELEEIDTNKLFEKWQILPNQVPDYKAIVGDSSDNLKGVNGIGQKGAIKLIQQYESLENIYNNLEQLKGAIKTKLEQDKQMAFLCKDLAIIKTDVVLENFSFNKLDFNVNNIYEFLNKYEMYSLKKRFSNILNLDFNSYQNNEKNLDIKIISSWSKDYEDSINYLYVESLEEDYHKDKIIGIGISNNKGNFYLDFKNKVQQLSFFEDTTLSSTDNLFEEFLNNKNLKKYTYDIKKTTYLLKNHQYNVLPSNFDFDFMVACYSLNANVVSDLSNQIKLVNQQEEIETNEIIFGKGVKKNPDIDIDIKSKYISKKAYLLKKYSDKLIEQLKQTNTYDLYLKIDYPLIEVLYDIEVQGILIDKEQLKLQTEQILKKINHIEWQMKIMVAEEIDNNFNFSSPKQIQELLFDKLKLPNLEKGTTSKEVLEKLITFHPIINLLLEHRKYTKLYTTYLKGFEKFIFDDNKVHTIFNHTLTNTGRLSSSYPNIQNISIRDNEQKEVRKIFITNNNKTFLSYDYSQIELRVLAQMSKESNLIKAFNQNADIHLQAAKLIFNISDNQITSEQRRIAKVFNFGILYGLTDFGLANDLNMNVNQAKQMIKDYYSAFPSLLDFKEKQVEIATNQGYITTLSNRRRYISELNSTNHNIRQFGKRIAVNTPIQGTASDILKVAMISIYKKIKEQNLDAKIVCQIHDEIILEVDNNQLEQTKKIVINELQNALEKLFLDLNIKDQVVVKLKVGESVGKTWFDLK, encoded by the coding sequence ATGAAAACTAAGATTTTAGTAGTAGATGGTAATTCTTTGATTTTTAGAGCTTTTTATGCAACTGCTTATTCACCAAATACTAGTTTGTTAAAAACAAAAAGTGGTGTTTTAACAAATGCGGTTTATTCTTTTATTAATATGTTATTATCTGTAATTCATCAAAGAGGACCTTATGATCATATTTTAATAGCATTTGATAAAGGTAAAAAAACTTTTAGACACGATTTATTAAGTGATTATAAAGCTAATAGAATTAAAACTCCTAATGAATTAGTTGAACAATTTAGTATTGTTAGAGAATTTTTAACAAAAGCAAATATTCAATGATTTGAACAAGAAAACATTGAAGCTGATGATATTGTTGGATCAATTTGTAAATATGCTGAAAAACAATTTGATGATTTACAAGCTGAAATTTTAAGTAGTGATAAAGATATGTATCAACTAATTACAAATAAAGTAATTTGTTTAAACCCAGTTCAAGGAGTTAATGAACTTGAAGAAATTGATACTAATAAGTTATTTGAAAAATGACAAATCTTACCAAATCAGGTTCCAGATTATAAAGCAATAGTTGGTGATTCTTCAGATAATTTAAAAGGAGTTAATGGAATTGGTCAAAAAGGAGCTATTAAATTAATTCAACAATATGAAAGTTTAGAAAATATTTATAATAATTTAGAACAATTAAAAGGTGCAATTAAAACTAAATTAGAACAAGACAAACAAATGGCTTTTTTATGTAAAGATTTAGCAATAATCAAAACTGATGTAGTTTTAGAAAATTTTTCTTTTAATAAATTAGATTTTAATGTTAATAATATTTATGAATTTTTAAACAAATATGAAATGTATTCTTTAAAAAAACGTTTTTCAAATATTTTAAATCTTGATTTTAATTCTTATCAAAATAATGAAAAAAATTTAGATATTAAAATAATTAGTTCATGATCAAAAGATTATGAAGATTCTATAAATTATTTGTATGTTGAATCATTAGAAGAAGATTATCATAAAGATAAAATAATTGGAATTGGCATTTCAAATAATAAAGGAAATTTTTATTTAGATTTTAAAAATAAAGTTCAGCAATTATCTTTTTTTGAAGATACAACATTAAGTTCAACTGACAATTTGTTTGAAGAGTTTTTAAATAATAAAAACTTAAAGAAATATACTTATGATATTAAAAAAACTACTTATTTATTAAAAAATCATCAGTATAATGTCTTACCAAGTAATTTTGACTTTGATTTTATGGTTGCTTGTTATTCATTAAATGCTAATGTTGTTTCTGATTTGTCTAACCAAATTAAATTAGTTAATCAACAAGAAGAAATTGAAACAAATGAAATTATTTTTGGAAAAGGAGTTAAAAAAAATCCAGATATTGATATAGATATTAAGTCTAAATATATTAGTAAAAAAGCTTATTTATTAAAAAAATATTCTGATAAATTAATTGAACAATTAAAACAAACTAATACTTATGATTTATATTTGAAAATTGATTATCCTTTAATTGAGGTTTTATATGATATTGAAGTTCAAGGAATTTTAATAGATAAAGAACAGTTGAAATTACAAACTGAACAAATATTAAAAAAAATTAATCATATTGAATGGCAAATGAAAATTATGGTTGCTGAAGAAATTGATAACAATTTTAATTTTTCTTCACCAAAACAAATTCAAGAATTATTATTTGATAAATTAAAGCTGCCTAATTTAGAAAAAGGTACTACCAGTAAAGAAGTTTTAGAAAAATTAATAACTTTTCATCCAATAATTAATTTATTATTAGAACATAGAAAATATACTAAGTTATATACAACTTATTTAAAAGGTTTTGAAAAATTTATTTTTGATGATAATAAAGTTCATACTATTTTTAATCATACTTTAACAAATACTGGTAGATTAAGTTCTTCTTATCCAAATATTCAAAATATTTCTATTAGAGATAATGAACAAAAAGAAGTTAGAAAAATTTTTATTACAAATAATAATAAGACATTTTTAAGTTATGATTATTCTCAAATTGAACTAAGAGTTTTAGCACAAATGTCTAAAGAGTCAAATCTAATTAAGGCATTTAATCAAAATGCTGATATTCACTTACAAGCTGCTAAACTAATTTTTAATATTAGTGATAATCAAATTACAAGTGAACAAAGAAGAATAGCTAAAGTTTTTAATTTTGGAATTTTATATGGTTTAACTGATTTTGGTTTAGCAAATGATTTAAATATGAATGTTAATCAAGCAAAACAAATGATTAAAGATTATTATTCTGCTTTTCCAAGCTTATTAGATTTTAAAGAAAAACAAGTAGAAATTGCAACAAATCAAGGCTATATTACAACTTTATCAAATAGAAGAAGATATATTAGTGAATTAAATTCAACAAATCATAATATTAGACAATTTGGAAAAAGAATAGCAGTAAATACACCAATTCAAGGAACTGCCTCAGATATTTTAAAAGTAGCAATGATAAGCATTTATAAAAAAATTAAAGAGCAAAATTTAGATGCTAAAATTGTTTGTCAAATTCATGATGAAATTATTTTAGAAGTTGATAATAATCAATTAGAACAAACTAAAAAAATTGTTATTAATGAATTACAAAATGCTTTAGAAAAATTATTTTTAGATTTAAACATAAAAGATCAAGTAGTTGTTAAATTAAAAGTTGGAGAATCAGTTGGTAAAACTTGATTTGATCTAAAATAG
- the dnaE gene encoding DNA polymerase III subunit alpha — protein sequence MNYISLLTIKNQYDFLESLITIDQYIEFIKKNKLSYAFYSETHTMYGVAEFFKKTTDNNIKPIIGLTIEFEDSTKFIIYAKNKKGYQILNFVSSFLNDGFNHYDYEIKEYILELVNNNVVVIGLISDLDFKTHLINKLNNDFYDVKELNLYFNQISYLDINDQKTFNILNAIKTNKTIKQIQNINNYFYPDNDYLSKNYSIENIKKVINEINLKVDFNLFDSNKKHLVKYKNINNLSSFEYLCQICLLSLKKYQQKIKPNLDLKLYINRLNYELEVIKQMGFSDYFLIVSDYVNFAKKNDILVGPGRGSAAGSLISYLLRITDIDPLEYDLLFERFLNPDRSNLPDIDLDFQDNRREEVLEYLFEKYGKNHVGMITTYQTIGYKMAWRDLCRVFNIDLLIVNKISKALDQYTNSDFLEFIKENKLLNDYFQNNVFKEIFITMHKIVGLPRQTSTHAAGIVLTDCDLRELVPIKIGFNGINQIQFDMNYLDDLGLIKMDILGLRNLTTIQEIKHLIYLNQNLKISLNKIPLNDKKAFELLKNKQTSGIFQLESKGMTDLISKMQVDSIEQISIASALYRPGPQEMIPTYLGNKKTNKFKIIDQSVFEILKPTYGIIIYQEQVMQMLNKVANFSYAKADIIRRAMSKKNNKVMQSMKLEFINSAVKNNFSYNKANLIWNWIEKFSNYGFNKSHSISYSYISYWLAYFKAHFTTEFYTSLLDQNIGNEIKTQQYIKELYDYKIKVNKSSVINANFNYQIINKQIYMPLTCIKSIGYEVVKKINLAKSENENMYLDIHNFILAIVKQKININVLQTLIKAGALDIFNYNKKTMIENLDLLISQANAYKQVNNILDDEKINLIIYDEYEDEILASFEKELYGFFIEQNPILKLKTSNFDLNLIDISKLEYNKVQVILGYILKIKEIKDKNNNKMAFVTIFDNTSELELTIFSSDYKDIYQDLVINKAYVFKVLKTKTNNKTSIKFVSLIKAI from the coding sequence ATGAACTATATATCTTTATTAACTATTAAAAATCAATATGATTTTTTAGAATCTTTAATTACTATTGATCAATATATAGAATTTATTAAAAAAAATAAACTTAGTTATGCTTTTTATAGTGAAACTCATACTATGTATGGTGTTGCTGAGTTTTTTAAAAAAACTACTGATAATAACATAAAGCCAATAATTGGTTTAACAATTGAATTTGAAGATTCTACTAAATTTATAATTTATGCTAAAAACAAAAAAGGTTATCAAATTCTTAATTTTGTTTCTAGTTTTTTAAATGATGGATTTAATCATTATGATTATGAAATTAAAGAATATATTTTAGAACTAGTTAATAATAATGTAGTTGTTATTGGTTTAATTAGTGATTTAGATTTTAAAACACATTTAATTAATAAGTTAAATAATGATTTTTATGATGTTAAAGAATTAAATCTATATTTTAATCAAATAAGTTATTTAGATATAAATGATCAAAAAACTTTTAATATTTTAAATGCTATTAAGACTAATAAAACAATAAAACAAATTCAAAATATTAATAATTATTTTTATCCAGATAATGATTATTTATCAAAAAATTATTCAATAGAAAATATTAAAAAAGTTATTAATGAAATTAATTTAAAAGTTGATTTTAATTTATTTGATAGTAATAAAAAACATTTAGTTAAATATAAAAATATAAATAATTTATCTTCATTTGAATATTTATGCCAAATTTGTTTATTGTCATTAAAAAAATATCAACAAAAAATTAAGCCTAATTTAGATTTAAAACTATATATTAATAGGTTAAATTATGAATTAGAAGTTATTAAGCAAATGGGGTTTAGTGATTATTTTTTAATAGTTAGTGATTATGTGAATTTTGCAAAGAAAAACGATATTTTAGTAGGTCCTGGTAGAGGAAGTGCTGCTGGTAGTTTAATTAGTTATTTATTAAGAATTACAGATATTGATCCATTAGAATATGATTTATTATTTGAAAGATTTTTAAATCCAGATAGATCAAATTTGCCTGATATTGATTTAGATTTTCAAGATAATAGAAGAGAAGAAGTTTTAGAATATTTATTTGAAAAATATGGTAAAAATCATGTTGGTATGATTACAACCTATCAAACTATTGGTTATAAAATGGCTTGAAGAGATTTGTGTAGAGTTTTTAATATTGATTTATTAATTGTTAATAAAATTTCTAAAGCTTTAGATCAATATACAAATTCTGATTTTTTAGAGTTTATTAAAGAAAATAAATTATTAAATGATTATTTTCAAAACAATGTATTTAAAGAAATTTTTATAACAATGCATAAAATTGTAGGTTTACCACGTCAAACTTCAACACACGCAGCTGGAATTGTTTTAACTGATTGTGATTTAAGAGAACTTGTTCCTATTAAAATTGGTTTTAATGGAATTAATCAAATTCAATTTGATATGAATTATTTAGATGATTTAGGTTTAATTAAAATGGATATTTTAGGGTTAAGAAATTTAACTACTATTCAAGAAATAAAACATTTAATATATTTAAATCAAAATCTAAAAATTAGCTTAAACAAAATTCCATTAAATGATAAAAAAGCTTTTGAGCTTTTAAAAAATAAACAAACTTCAGGAATTTTTCAACTTGAATCAAAAGGAATGACTGATCTAATTTCAAAAATGCAAGTTGATAGTATTGAACAAATTTCAATAGCTTCAGCTTTATATCGTCCAGGTCCTCAAGAAATGATTCCAACTTATTTAGGAAATAAAAAAACTAATAAGTTTAAAATTATTGATCAAAGTGTTTTTGAGATTTTAAAACCAACTTATGGAATTATTATTTATCAAGAACAAGTAATGCAAATGCTTAATAAAGTAGCTAATTTTTCTTATGCAAAAGCTGATATTATAAGAAGAGCTATGAGTAAAAAAAATAATAAAGTAATGCAATCAATGAAATTAGAATTTATTAATAGTGCTGTTAAGAATAATTTTTCTTATAATAAAGCTAATTTAATTTGAAATTGAATTGAAAAATTTTCAAATTATGGATTTAATAAATCACATTCTATTTCTTATTCTTATATAAGTTATTGATTAGCTTATTTTAAAGCTCATTTTACAACTGAATTTTATACTAGTTTATTAGATCAAAATATTGGTAATGAAATTAAAACTCAACAATATATTAAAGAGTTGTATGATTATAAGATTAAAGTTAATAAATCAAGTGTGATTAATGCTAATTTTAATTATCAAATTATAAACAAACAAATTTATATGCCATTAACTTGTATTAAATCAATTGGTTATGAAGTAGTTAAAAAGATAAATTTAGCTAAAAGCGAAAATGAAAATATGTATTTAGATATTCATAATTTTATACTAGCTATAGTTAAACAAAAAATTAATATTAATGTATTGCAAACTTTAATAAAAGCCGGAGCTTTAGATATTTTTAATTATAATAAAAAGACAATGATAGAAAATTTAGATTTATTAATTAGTCAAGCTAATGCTTATAAACAAGTTAATAATATTTTAGATGATGAAAAAATTAATTTAATTATTTATGATGAATATGAAGATGAGATTTTAGCAAGTTTTGAAAAAGAATTATATGGTTTTTTTATTGAACAAAATCCTATTTTAAAACTTAAAACTAGTAATTTTGATTTAAATCTTATTGATATTTCTAAACTTGAATATAATAAAGTACAAGTAATTTTAGGTTATATTTTAAAAATTAAAGAAATTAAAGATAAAAATAATAATAAAATGGCGTTTGTAACAATTTTTGATAACACTAGTGAACTTGAACTAACAATTTTTAGTAGTGATTATAAAGATATTTATCAAGATTTAGTTATTAATAAAGCTTATGTTTTTAAAGTATTAAAAACTAAAACAAATAATAAAACTTCAATAAAGTTTGTTAGTTTAATTAAAGCTATTTAG
- the tyrS gene encoding tyrosine--tRNA ligase, which yields MKNSILEELKWRGLIKQITNESKILDAQNNNDAVYCGFDPTADSLHVGHLMMIITLKRFALQGFKPIALIGGATGMIGDPSFKANERALQTKQQVDHNINKISAQLKEIIPTVSFVNNRDWLENISLIDFLRGIGKHFNLSYLLAKESIATRVQTGLSVTEFCYTMLQAFDFYYLYKNNNCSIQIGGSDQWGNITSGIDFISDTVNKNNKAAGVTINLLTKSDGQKFGKTESGAVWLDKSKTSEYEFYQFWINQTDEDSINLLKCLTFLTKDQIEQLIKQHNQQPSKRLLQKTLASEMTKFVHQQQGLDKALKLTEAFFSGNLFSLTDDLFKMALNSLPNTQINKTTKVIDALIEVKAASSKREAREFLTNKAIMINNQIIEDENTLISSFDLIQNKYLLVKKGKKKYFVILIK from the coding sequence ATGAAAAATAGTATATTAGAAGAATTGAAATGAAGAGGGTTAATTAAACAAATTACAAATGAATCTAAAATTTTAGATGCTCAAAATAATAATGATGCAGTTTATTGTGGGTTTGATCCAACAGCAGATTCACTACATGTTGGTCATTTAATGATGATTATTACTTTAAAAAGATTTGCTTTACAAGGCTTTAAACCAATTGCTTTAATTGGTGGAGCTACAGGAATGATTGGTGATCCATCATTTAAAGCCAATGAAAGAGCTTTACAAACAAAACAACAAGTAGATCATAATATTAATAAAATTAGTGCTCAATTAAAAGAAATTATTCCAACAGTTAGTTTTGTAAATAATCGAGATTGACTAGAAAATATTAGTTTAATTGACTTTTTAAGAGGTATAGGAAAACATTTTAATCTAAGTTATTTATTAGCAAAAGAATCAATTGCTACAAGAGTTCAAACGGGCTTATCTGTAACTGAGTTTTGTTATACTATGTTACAAGCATTTGATTTTTATTATTTATATAAAAATAATAATTGTAGTATACAAATTGGTGGATCTGATCAATGAGGAAATATTACTAGTGGTATTGATTTTATTTCTGATACTGTTAATAAAAACAATAAGGCAGCAGGAGTAACTATTAATTTATTAACCAAATCTGATGGTCAAAAATTTGGAAAAACTGAATCTGGAGCTGTTTGATTAGATAAATCTAAAACTAGTGAATATGAATTTTATCAATTCTGAATTAATCAAACTGATGAAGATTCTATTAATCTATTAAAATGTTTAACATTTTTAACTAAAGATCAAATTGAACAATTAATTAAACAACATAATCAACAACCTTCTAAACGTCTTTTACAAAAAACTTTAGCTAGTGAAATGACAAAGTTTGTTCACCAACAACAAGGATTAGATAAAGCTTTAAAATTAACAGAAGCTTTTTTTAGTGGTAATTTATTTTCACTAACTGATGATCTATTTAAAATGGCTTTAAATTCTTTACCAAATACTCAAATCAATAAAACTACTAAAGTAATTGATGCTTTAATTGAAGTAAAAGCTGCTAGTTCAAAAAGAGAAGCTAGAGAATTTTTAACTAATAAAGCGATTATGATTAATAATCAAATAATAGAAGATGAAAACACTTTAATAAGTAGTTTTGATTTAATCCAAAATAAATATTTATTAGTTAAAAAAGGTAAGAAAAAATATTTTGTTATTTTAATAAAGTAA